TGCCCAGCGTGCAAAAAATGCTCGAAATCGTCGGCAAAGACACGGACATGAACCTGATGCACATGGAGGACTTTGGCCTGCACTACGCCAAAACCTTGCGTCTGTGGCATGAGAACTTTCGCCGCGCCCACGGGCGTTTGACTGAATTGGGCTACGACGAATACTTTCTGCGCCTGTGGGAGTTTTACCTGTGCTACTGCGAAGGCGGCTTTCTTGAGCGCAGCATCGGCACCGCGCAATTGTTGCTGGCCAAGCCGGCGGCGATGCCTGCGCCGTTGCTCGGGCGGTTTAGTGCTTAAGAATCTGGCCAATGCCGGGCTGTTCCAGCTCGGCTGGTTTGCTTGTGTGCTGGGGGGCAACAGCCTGTGGCTAGTGCTGGCAGGCGCCGCTTTGATGGCGCATCTGCTGTGGATAAGTCGCTCAATGGCAGAAGTCCGTTTAGTGCTCGTCGTGTGTTTACTCGGCACTGCTGTCGACAGCCTGCTGCTCAATGCCGGGGTTTTCGTCTTCAAGCAACCTGGCTTTTTGATTCCGTTCTGGCTGGTTGTGTTGTGGGCATTACTGGCCATCACCTTGAACCATTGCCTGGCCTGGACGGCCAAGCCTTTGTGGCGCGCCATTTTGCTGGGGGCTATCAGTGGGCCGTTGTCGTATTACGCCGGGCAGCGGCTGGGAGCGGTGCAGTTCCCTTTGGGCCTGTGGCCGACACTGGCCGGGTTGAGCCTGTTGTGGGCGGGGTTGTTTCCATTGCTGAACGCCTGTAGCCGCTACCGCAGGCTGCGATAAGGGCCGCATGATTTCAGCCGTGGGAGCGAGCCTGCTCGCGAACAACCTTCGCGAGCAGGCTCGCTCCCACGGGGTCAGCTGCTAGAAAGGCCCCTTGAACGGCAACCTGGTTTCTATAAAAAAATCTGCGTTCATCAGCACATTCACACCTGACGGCGGCTCTGCCTTACACTGCGCGCCTATGACCAACATCCCCCTGACCGAAATCAACGAACCCGCCGTCACCTGTTCGACGTGTGCGGCGTGCTGCTGCCAACTGGAAGTGATGCTCATCACCGACACCGGCGTGCCCGAGCGCTTTATCGACAACGACGATTGGGGCGGTGAGGTCATGCTGCGTCTGGACGATGGCTGGTGTGCGGCGTTGGACCGCAACACCATGATGTGCACCATCTATGAGAAACGCCCGCTGATTTGCCGTGAATTCGAAATGGGCGAGGTCGAATGCCTCAACGAACGCCAGGGCATTGAGACGGCGTATCGCTGAACACACAAACCGTATCGTCTGTGTCGCCCAACCCAGCTCCCACAAAGACTTCGCCAGACCTGTCGCGGTCCTACAGCGGCATCGTGTAATGCAGCGCATAGCTTTCTACGCCGTCATTGGTGCTGGAAATGCCCGCATTGGAGTAGTGAGTCGCACGAATCCCGACCTCATGCCCACCCGCAAAGCGCAAACCGAAACCCAGGCGGTCCTCAAACTGGAAAGCCGTTCCCAGCCGGTTGCCTTCGATTTCAGTGTGCGAGAACAACGCAACCCCGATCCCGGCCTCTATATAGGGGTTAATCTTTTCACCGGCAAATTCGTACACAAATACGGGCGAGAACGACAGGCTGTTGCTCGCGGATGACTTGTCACCTTCCCAGTAGGTGTAAGCCCCGTCCCAGTATCCGGTCAGACGCCCCGTATCGCTTTGCATCCAGCTTTTGCCCCAATCGGACTTCAAGCCCAGACGATAAGTCATGGTCGATTCGGCGGTATGCCCCACCCCAAATTCAATCCCGGCGGCTTGCGCCGTATAGCTCTGCCCCAGTGCAGCGGCGGCAAACGCAGCCAAACAAAAAAGTCGCTTCACAGGAAAAGTCCTTTTTCATAGGTATCTGTCAGTTGTTGTGTGCTTCAGCAAGCAGACGTCATAGCGCTGATATCAGATTTTTTACAGTCCGAAGCTTCGCACAACGCCAGATTTATTCCACAGCACAGGCAGGATTTTTCCTAAGTGTTCAGGCGAAGCGCTGGTCCAGAACTGTGGTTCGCGGGATGGGCCCACCGCCAGCAAGTCTTGTTCCGTCAATAAACGCTGAAGCTGACGCGCCACGGCGGCGCCGGTATCAATCAGGCTGATCGAAGGTGGGAGCATCTGGCTGAGCAGAGGCTTGAGGAAGGGGTAATGGGTGCAGCCCAGAATGATGGTGTCGCACCCCGCCGCCAGCAAAGGCTCTATGTAGCCTTTTAACAAGGTGAACAAGGCATCGCTGTGCAGGTCGCCGGTTTCGATCAGTTCCACCAGGCCGGGACATGGCTGGGTAATGACCCGGACATCGTTGGCAAAGCGGTCGAGCAAGGCGGCAAACTTGGCGCTTTGCAACGTGCCGGTGGTTGCGAGCACGCCCACCACACCGCTGCGCGTGGCTGCCGCGGCCGGTTTGACGGCGGGTTCCATACCGACGATGGGCCACTCGGGGTACAGCTGACGCAAGTCTGCAACCCCGGCCACTGTCGCGGTATTGCAGGCCAGCACCAGGGCTTTGGCGCCCTGGCGCTGGAAGAAATCAGCCACTACTGCGCAGCGCTGGCGAATAAACCCGGGGCTTTTTTCGCCATACGGGATATGCCCACAGTCCGCCACGTAGAGCAGCGACTCGTTGGGCAACAGGGTGTGTATTTCCTTGAGGACCGACAGGCCACCGACGCCAGAGTCGAAAACCCCAACCGGCGCCTCACTCATGGCCAGCTCCGCACACGCTGCACGCCGGGTCACGCTTGACCCGCAATTCGCGAAAACGTGTGCCCAAGGCATCGATCAATAACAGTCGACCTACCAGCGGTTCACCAAAACCGGCCAGTACCTTGAGCGCTTCAAGGGCTTGCAAGCTGCCGACCAGCCCTACCAGCGGGCCAAGCACGCCGGCTTCGCTGCAGGTCAGTTCCTCTTCGCTCCCGTGCCCGTACAGGCAGTGATAGCAAGGGCTTGCGGGCTGACGCGAATCAAACACCGACAATTGCCCCTCAAGGCGAATCGCCGCACCACTGACCAATGGCTTGCGCGCCGCGACACAGGCCCGGTTCACCGCTTCGCGGGTGGCAAAGTTGTCGCAGCAATCGAGCACCAGATCCACGTGGGACACCGCCTCGTTCAACGAGTCGGCATCCAGCGCCGAACGGTGGCCGACCAGCTTGATGTGCGGATTTATCAGGCGCAGCCGGCGCAACGCCGAGTCGACCTTGCTCTCACCAACATTGGCGGTGTCGTGAATAATCTGGCGCTGCAGGTTGGTCAGGTCGACGCTGTCGAAGTCGGCCAGATGCAGCTCACCGACACCGGCCGCGGCAAGGTAGAGCGCGACGGGCGAACCAAGCCCGCCAAGGCCGATAATCAGCACACGGCTGTTTTTGAGTTTCAACTGGCCATCGATATCGACCTGTTGCAACAGGATCTGCCGGCTATAGCGCAACAGCTCCTCATCGGTCAGCACGGCAGGCGACCCAACGTAATGCGTTCGTGCCCGCCCAGGTCCTTGCGGCTTTCAACCTGTGCATAACCTGCTGCCAGCAACAGTTCGCGAACGGCCTGGGCCTGATCGTAACCGTGCTCCAGCATCAGCCACCCGCCTGCATTCAAGTGCTGCGCCGAAGCGCAGATGATCTCGCGTATATCGTCCAGGCCATCAACACCGGCGACCAGAGCGCTTTCGGGCTCAAAACGCACATCGCCTTCAGCCAGGTGCACGTCACCGGCGGCAATATAGGGCGGGTTGCTGATGATCAGATCAAAACGCTGGTCGGCCAAGGCGCTAAACCAGTGGCTGGTAAACACCTTGACGTTTTCAAGCTGCAAACGCTGACGGTTACGCTCGGCCAGCGCCACGGCTTCAAGTACGCGGTCAACCGCGGTGACTTGCCAGGCGGCGCGCTCGCTGGCCAGCGCCAGGGCAATGGCCCCGCTGCCCGTGCCCAGGTCAAGAACCCTGGCCGGGCTGGCAGGCAGCAGTTCCAGCGCCGTTTCGACCAGCAGTTCGGTGTCGGGACGCGGGATCAACGTGTGCGGCGCCACTTCCAGATCAAGGTTCCAGAAACCCTGCTGCCCCAGAATGTAGGCCACCGGCTCACCGGCCCGACGACGCAACAGAAACTGCGAGAAGGCCAATGCCGCTTCGCTGCTGACAATTTTCTCTGGCCATGTGTGCAAGTAACTGCGCGACTTGCCCAGGGCGGCAGCCAATAGCAGCTCCGCATCAAGACGGGCAGTTGGCGAGTCAGGCAGTTCAGCAGCCCGTAACAAGCTGGCAATAATAGTCATTTATTCACCCAGGGCGGTCAGTTGATCAGCCTGAAACTCCGCCAATAATGGCTCGATAACGGCATCAACGCCGCCAGCCAGTACGTCATCCAAGGAATACAGGGTCAGGTTGACGCGATGGTCGGTCACTCGCCCCTGCGCGAAATTGTAAGTGCGGATCCGCTCGGAGCGATCCCCCGAGCCCACCAGCGATTTGCGCTCGCTGGCAATCGCATTGGCCGCAGCACTGGTTTGCTGGTCATTCAACTTGGCGGAAAGCCAGGACATCGCCCGCGCCCGGTTTTTATGCTGGGAACGCTCTTCCTGGCACTCCACCACTATGCCCGAGGGCAAGTGCGTGATACGGATCGCCGAGTCAGTCTTGTTGACGTGCTGACCACCCGCCCCCGAGGAGCGGTAGGTATCGACCCGCAAATCCGACGGATTGATCTCAATGGCTTCTTGCTCATCCGGCTCAGGCAATACGGCCACGGTGCAGGCAGAGGTGTGGATACGACCCTGGGATTCGGTGGCGGGGACGCGCTGCACGCGATGTACACCCGACTCGAACTTCAGCTTGCCGTAAACATTCTCGCCTTCGACGCGAGCAATGACTTCTTTATAGCCGCCATGTTCGCCGCTGTTTTCTGACAGGATTTCCAGCTTCCAGCCACGACGCTCGGCGTAACGGGAATACATGCGAAACAGGTCGCCGGCAAAAATGGCCGCTTCATCGCCACCGGTCCCGGCGCGAATTTCGAGGAATACGTTGCGCCCGTCATTAGGGTCTTTAGGCAACAGCATGCGCTGCAAGTCACCTTCAAGCTCGACCAGGCGCTCTTTGGCTTCGCGAACTTCTTCGACCGCCATTTCACGCATGTCCGGGTCGCTATCCTTGAGCAACGCCTGTGCGCCTTCAAGGTCTGCCTGTACTTTCAGCCACAGCCCGTAAGCCGTAACAATGGGTTCAACTTCGGCGTATTCCTTGGAATAGGCGCGGAATTTGGTTTGATCAGAAATGACTTCGCCATCGCCAAGCAATGCGGTCAGTTCTTCAAAACGGTCCTGGAGGATGTCCAGCTTATTAAGCAGTGACGCTTTCATTACTATTTTTTATCCGCAGAGCTATGCGAGGAGCCCTCACCGAGGGCAAAAAGTTCTTGGGCCATGGCCAGCGCATCGAGGCGGCCTTCGGCAGAAAGCTTCTTCAGCTGGACGCTGGGTGCGTGCAGCAACTTATTGGTCAGACCGCGCGCCAGCTGTACCAGTACGTCTTCAGGGTTGCTGCCGTTGGCGAGCATACGCTGGGCTTTTTGCAGTTCTTCGTCGCGCAAGCGCTCGCTTTGCTGGCGGTAGGCCTTAAGCACATCGACCGCAGCCAGCTCACGCAAACGCACCATAAAGTCGTCAGCGCCAATGCTGACCATCTCTTCTGCCGCCTGAGCTGCGCCCTGACGACTCTTGAGGTTTTCGGCAACCACCTCGTGAAGATCATCGACGGTATAGAGGTAAACGTCGTCCAGCTCGCCGACTTCCGGCTCGATATCGCGGGGAACAGCAATATCGACCATAAAAATAGGCTTGTGCTTGCGCAGCTTCAAGGCGCTTTCGACCGCGCCCTTGCCCAAGATCGGCAACTGGCTGGCGGTGGAACTGATAACGATATCGCTATGCACCAGCTCTTGAGGGATGTCCGACAGCAGCACCGCGTGGGCTCCGAACTGTGCAGCCAACGTGCTGGCGCGCTCCAGGGTACGGTTGGCCACCACGATACGCTTGACCCCCAGGTCGTGCAGGTGACGGGCGACCAGGGTAATGGTCTCGCCCGCACCGATCAGCAAGGCCTGGCTGCGCTGCAAGTCGCTGAAGATCTGCTTGGCCAGACTGACGGCGGCAAAGGCCACAGACACCGGGTTTTCACCGATGGCGGTGTCGGTGCGCACCTGTTTGGCCGAGTTGAAGGTTGCCTGGAACAAACGCCCCAACAAAGGCCCTACGGTGCCCGCCTCACGTGCCACGGCGTAGGCCGATTTCATCTGACCGAGGATTTGCGGCTCGCCCAACACCAGCGAATCCAGGCCTGAAGCCACACGCATCATGTGACGAACGGCAGCATCGTCCTCATGGACATAGGCACAAGCCCGCAATTCTTCGAGGCTGAGGTTGTGATAATCCGCCAGCCACTTGAGCACACTGTCAGGCGAAAGGTGGTCCTGCTCTATATAGAGCTCACTGCGATTGCAGGTGGAGAGGATCGCAGCTTCGCGACTGTCGGTTAGGCGGCAGAGCTGCTGCAAGGCCTCAACCAACTGCTCTGGAGTAAAAGCCACGCGCTCGCGGACGTCTACTGAAGCAGTCTTGTGGTTAATACCGAGTGCGAGGAAGGCCATTCAAGATCGCTGATGATGACGAGAAGCCGACAATTGTCCTACTTCGCCAGATTGAGAACAACCATTGCTGACTATTGTCTCTATAGTTAACGTCTGTTGAACACATCATCAGCCCCCGGATATCGATAGTCGCACCTGCTAGGGTTTGCGTCATCGCATGTGTCATGATGCCCAAACCGCAGGTAAGTCGCCCTTCTCCTATATGAATAGATCCTCCGCGTTGCTCCTTGCTCTCGTCCTCCTTGGTGGCTGTCAGGTCCTGGCTCCCACGTCCCCGGAAGATTCATCCGCGGCCGAAGACGTCACCGCCGCCCCGGCAAAGCCCACCGTCTACAGCTCGTTCAGCGAAGAAACGCTGTACAGCCTGTTGAGCGCCGAGCTGGCCGGTCAACGTAATCGTCTGGATATCGCACTCGATAACTACGTGACCCAGGCAATCAATACACAGGACCCCGGCATCTCCGAGCGTGCTTTCCGTATTGCCGAGTATCTGGGCGCCGATCAGGCCGCACTCGATACATCGCTGATCTGGGCCAGAAACGCCCCGGACGACCTTGAGGCGCAACGCGCTGCCGCCATTCAGTTGGCGCGCAATGGTCGCTATGACGACTCCATGGCCTACATGGAAAAAGTCCTGCAAGCCAAAGGCGACACTCACTTCGACTTCCTGGCCCTGTCAGCGATAGAAACAGATGCCGATACCCGTGCGGGCCTGCAAAAAAGTTTTGATCGCCTTCTGATCAAGCATCCGGACAACGGCCAGCTGATTTTCGGCAAAGCCTTGTTGATGCAGCAGGACGGCGATGCAGAAGGCGCGCTGAAGCTGCTGGAAAAAAACCCGCCACAAGACGGTGAGGTTGCCCCGCTTCTGCTGCGGGCCCGCTTGCTGCAAAGCCTCAATCGCGGCGATGAAGCACTGCCACTGCTGAAAAAGAGCATTCGCCAATACCCCGACGACAAGCGTCTGGGGCTCACCTACGCCCGAACCCTGGTCGAACAGAACCGAATGGGCGAGGCCAAGGTGCAATTTGCCAGCCTGGTCCAGCAATACCCCGAAGACGACGAACTGCGCTTCTCCCTGGCGCTGGTCTGCCTGGAAGGCAAGGCCTGGGACGAGGCTGAGGGTTATCTGCAAGAACTGATCGAGCGCGACAGCCATGTTGATTCGGCGCATTTGAATCTGGGCCGTATTGCCGAAGAGCGCAATGACCCCCAGGGCGCGCTCACCGAGTACGCACTGGTAGGCCCCGGCAATGACTACCTGCCGGCACAACTGCGCCAAGCAGATATTCTGGTCAGTCACGGTCGTGGCGCCGAAGCGGCCCGCAAGCTGGCAGCAGCCCGCGATACGCAGCCCGACTACGCCATTCAGCTTTACCTGATCGAGGCCGAAACCCTGGCAGCGAACAACCAGACCGATCGCGCCTGGAATGTGCTGCAACAGGCACTCAAGCAATACCCGGACGATTTGAACCTGCTGTATTCACGCGCCATGCTGGCCGAGAAGCGCAACGATCTTGGTCAAATGGAGCGAGACCTGCGCACCATCATCCAGCGCGAACCCGACAACGCCATGGCCCTGAACGCGCTGGGCTATACGCTGTCGGACCGGACCACCCGCTACGCCGAAGCCAAGGCGCTGATCCAGCAGGCCTACGACCTGACCCCGGATGACCCGGCAGTGCTCGACAGCCTGGGCTGGGTAAATTTCCGCCTTGGCAACCTGGATGAGGCCGAACGCTTGCTGCGCCAGGCCCTGGAGCGCTTCCAGGATCAGGAAGTCGCCTCTCACCTCGGTGAGGCGCTGTGGGCCAATGGCAAACAGCGTGAAGCCAAGCAAATCTGGGCCAAGTTCCTTAAAGAGAATCCTGACAGCCCTCTCCTGCGCAAAACCATCTTGCGCCTGACCGGATCCGAGAATCTTTAATCATGTTTATCGTCATTTGCGACACCTGATCGCTTTTAGCCTGATCGCCCTGCTCGCCGGTTGCGCGGGCTTCGGCGCCCGCGAATCGGTGGAGGGCCATGGCAGCCCTGCCCTGTGGTCTGCACATAAACAGCAACTGACCCAACTCGACGGCTGGCAAATCAACGGCAAAGTCGGCATTCGCGCCCCTAAAGACTCAGGCAGCGCCACGCTGTTCTGGCTGCAACGTCAGGACTATTACGATATTCGCCTTTCCGGGCCGCTGGGCCGGGGGGCTGCACGCCTGACCGGACGCCCGGGAAATGTAACTCTGGAAGTTGCCAATCAGGGCCGCTATGGAGCGCCAACCCCGGGAAGCCTTGCTGGGCGAACAACTGGGCTGGAGCCTGCCGGTGGTCACATCTGGTCTGGTGGGTACGCGGCTTGCCTGCGCCCGGCAGCAAAAGCCGCGTGACACTGAATGCCGATAGCCGCCTGGCCAACCTGGAGCAGGATGGCTGGAAAATCGAA
This genomic stretch from Pseudomonas deceptionensis harbors:
- the lolB gene encoding lipoprotein insertase outer membrane protein LolB; its protein translation is MRHLIAFSLIALLAGCAGFGARESVEGHGSPALWSAHKQQLTQLDGWQINGKVGIRAPKDSGSATLFWLQRQDYYDIRLSGPLGRGAARLTGRPGNVTLEVANQGRYGAPTPGSLAGRTTGLEPAGGHIWSGGYAACLRPAAKAA
- a CDS encoding tetratricopeptide repeat protein, with product MNRSSALLLALVLLGGCQVLAPTSPEDSSAAEDVTAAPAKPTVYSSFSEETLYSLLSAELAGQRNRLDIALDNYVTQAINTQDPGISERAFRIAEYLGADQAALDTSLIWARNAPDDLEAQRAAAIQLARNGRYDDSMAYMEKVLQAKGDTHFDFLALSAIETDADTRAGLQKSFDRLLIKHPDNGQLIFGKALLMQQDGDAEGALKLLEKNPPQDGEVAPLLLRARLLQSLNRGDEALPLLKKSIRQYPDDKRLGLTYARTLVEQNRMGEAKVQFASLVQQYPEDDELRFSLALVCLEGKAWDEAEGYLQELIERDSHVDSAHLNLGRIAEERNDPQGALTEYALVGPGNDYLPAQLRQADILVSHGRGAEAARKLAAARDTQPDYAIQLYLIEAETLAANNQTDRAWNVLQQALKQYPDDLNLLYSRAMLAEKRNDLGQMERDLRTIIQREPDNAMALNALGYTLSDRTTRYAEAKALIQQAYDLTPDDPAVLDSLGWVNFRLGNLDEAERLLRQALERFQDQEVASHLGEALWANGKQREAKQIWAKFLKENPDSPLLRKTILRLTGSENL
- the prmC gene encoding peptide chain release factor N(5)-glutamine methyltransferase — its product is MTIIASLLRAAELPDSPTARLDAELLLAAALGKSRSYLHTWPEKIVSSEAALAFSQFLLRRRAGEPVAYILGQQGFWNLDLEVAPHTLIPRPDTELLVETALELLPASPARVLDLGTGSGAIALALASERAAWQVTAVDRVLEAVALAERNRQRLQLENVKVFTSHWFSALADQRFDLIISNPPYIAAGDVHLAEGDVRFEPESALVAGVDGLDDIREIICASAQHLNAGGWLMLEHGYDQAQAVRELLLAAGYAQVESRKDLGGHERITLGRLPC
- a CDS encoding YkgJ family cysteine cluster protein, which produces MTNIPLTEINEPAVTCSTCAACCCQLEVMLITDTGVPERFIDNDDWGGEVMLRLDDGWCAALDRNTMMCTIYEKRPLICREFEMGEVECLNERQGIETAYR
- a CDS encoding DUF2878 domain-containing protein, with amino-acid sequence MLKNLANAGLFQLGWFACVLGGNSLWLVLAGAALMAHLLWISRSMAEVRLVLVVCLLGTAVDSLLLNAGVFVFKQPGFLIPFWLVVLWALLAITLNHCLAWTAKPLWRAILLGAISGPLSYYAGQRLGAVQFPLGLWPTLAGLSLLWAGLFPLLNACSRYRRLR
- the murI gene encoding glutamate racemase, which translates into the protein MSEAPVGVFDSGVGGLSVLKEIHTLLPNESLLYVADCGHIPYGEKSPGFIRQRCAVVADFFQRQGAKALVLACNTATVAGVADLRQLYPEWPIVGMEPAVKPAAAATRSGVVGVLATTGTLQSAKFAALLDRFANDVRVITQPCPGLVELIETGDLHSDALFTLLKGYIEPLLAAGCDTIILGCTHYPFLKPLLSQMLPPSISLIDTGAAVARQLQRLLTEQDLLAVGPSREPQFWTSASPEHLGKILPVLWNKSGVVRSFGL
- the prfA gene encoding peptide chain release factor 1, with translation MKASLLNKLDILQDRFEELTALLGDGEVISDQTKFRAYSKEYAEVEPIVTAYGLWLKVQADLEGAQALLKDSDPDMREMAVEEVREAKERLVELEGDLQRMLLPKDPNDGRNVFLEIRAGTGGDEAAIFAGDLFRMYSRYAERRGWKLEILSENSGEHGGYKEVIARVEGENVYGKLKFESGVHRVQRVPATESQGRIHTSACTVAVLPEPDEQEAIEINPSDLRVDTYRSSGAGGQHVNKTDSAIRITHLPSGIVVECQEERSQHKNRARAMSWLSAKLNDQQTSAAANAIASERKSLVGSGDRSERIRTYNFAQGRVTDHRVNLTLYSLDDVLAGGVDAVIEPLLAEFQADQLTALGE
- the hemA gene encoding glutamyl-tRNA reductase, producing the protein MAFLALGINHKTASVDVRERVAFTPEQLVEALQQLCRLTDSREAAILSTCNRSELYIEQDHLSPDSVLKWLADYHNLSLEELRACAYVHEDDAAVRHMMRVASGLDSLVLGEPQILGQMKSAYAVAREAGTVGPLLGRLFQATFNSAKQVRTDTAIGENPVSVAFAAVSLAKQIFSDLQRSQALLIGAGETITLVARHLHDLGVKRIVVANRTLERASTLAAQFGAHAVLLSDIPQELVHSDIVISSTASQLPILGKGAVESALKLRKHKPIFMVDIAVPRDIEPEVGELDDVYLYTVDDLHEVVAENLKSRQGAAQAAEEMVSIGADDFMVRLRELAAVDVLKAYRQQSERLRDEELQKAQRMLANGSNPEDVLVQLARGLTNKLLHAPSVQLKKLSAEGRLDALAMAQELFALGEGSSHSSADKK
- a CDS encoding acyloxyacyl hydrolase, translated to MKRLFCLAAFAAAALGQSYTAQAAGIEFGVGHTAESTMTYRLGLKSDWGKSWMQSDTGRLTGYWDGAYTYWEGDKSSASNSLSFSPVFVYEFAGEKINPYIEAGIGVALFSHTEIEGNRLGTAFQFEDRLGFGLRFAGGHEVGIRATHYSNAGISSTNDGVESYALHYTMPL
- a CDS encoding molybdopterin-synthase adenylyltransferase MoeB; translated protein: MLTDEELLRYSRQILLQQVDIDGQLKLKNSRVLIIGLGGLGSPVALYLAAAGVGELHLADFDSVDLTNLQRQIIHDTANVGESKVDSALRRLRLINPHIKLVGHRSALDADSLNEAVSHVDLVLDCCDNFATREAVNRACVAARKPLVSGAAIRLEGQLSVFDSRQPASPCYHCLYGHGSEEELTCSEAGVLGPLVGLVGSLQALEALKVLAGFGEPLVGRLLLIDALGTRFRELRVKRDPACSVCGAGHE